The Nitrospira sp. genome has a window encoding:
- a CDS encoding thioredoxin domain-containing protein gives MKWMIGRWVGRLCLGSLLLWSAVATAGDSTETDVRMRGQANAPLTLIEYSDFTCGYCLKFFKDTWPRIQARYVDTGKVRFAYRDYPRADRGPGVDAAMAARCAGAQGQYWAMHDRLFSEGGQLDKQVYNRHAKTLGLDRSVFEQCMAEGRYTNAIFEDRQEANQWGFHGTPGFILVRTAMAPTEHEPAIAIPGAFPFEMFSDEIERLLAGTKK, from the coding sequence GTGAAATGGATGATTGGACGATGGGTGGGCCGGTTATGTCTTGGCAGCCTCCTCCTATGGTCTGCTGTCGCTACCGCCGGAGATTCAACAGAGACTGATGTCCGGATGCGGGGGCAGGCCAATGCCCCTCTGACGCTCATCGAATACTCCGACTTCACCTGTGGGTACTGCCTGAAGTTTTTCAAGGATACTTGGCCACGCATACAAGCCCGTTATGTCGATACCGGGAAAGTGCGGTTTGCGTATCGAGATTATCCACGGGCCGACCGAGGTCCTGGAGTGGATGCGGCAATGGCAGCGCGATGTGCTGGGGCGCAAGGGCAATATTGGGCGATGCATGATCGCCTGTTTTCCGAAGGCGGACAACTGGATAAGCAGGTCTATAACCGTCATGCCAAGACGCTCGGCTTGGATCGTTCGGTGTTTGAACAGTGTATGGCTGAGGGACGGTACACCAATGCGATCTTCGAAGATCGTCAGGAAGCCAATCAGTGGGGCTTTCACGGAACGCCGGGGTTTATTCTCGTACGCACGGCCATGGCGCCGACGGAGCACGAACCCGCTATTGCGATACCCGGAGCATTTCCGTTCGAGATGTTTTCGGATGAAATCGAGCGACTTCTGGCAGGCACCAAAAAGTAA
- a CDS encoding aldehyde dehydrogenase family protein gives MKEPRPFLVHGQWKLGNSTSPVVDPFTGKLVAQVTQATESDIEQAVASTSHAAAPMGQLPAHARYDILQQIATLLARQRDEFAATISAEAGKPITDARREVTRAIQTFTVAAEEARRIPGDVVPLDWTPGCDTHLGLLRRFPIGPILGITPFNFPLNLVAHKVAPALAAGNPILIKPAPQTPLTALLLGEVALEAGVPPGGLNIVPCDNLLAERMVVDPRFKLLSFTGSASVGWMLKAKCGKKKVTLELGGNAAVVIEPDADIELAAQRCAVGGFGYAGQTCISVQRIFVHHSVADLFTTKLLMHVARLKTGDPTDETTSIGPLIDETAAQRVEAWIGEAVADGARVLLGGKRMRSLVEATVLSNVNPQMKVSCREVFGPVVTVTPYRQLSEAVALLNQSDYGLQAGIFTQDINKIFYAFRHVEVGAVLANEIPTFRADHMPYGGVKDSGLGREGVRAAIEDMTEPRMLIMNLKEPVPSTEKTL, from the coding sequence GTGAAGGAACCGCGACCATTCCTCGTTCATGGCCAGTGGAAACTGGGTAACAGTACGTCTCCGGTCGTTGACCCGTTTACCGGAAAGCTGGTTGCGCAGGTGACCCAAGCGACGGAATCCGATATCGAACAGGCCGTCGCATCGACCTCCCACGCAGCTGCTCCCATGGGACAGCTGCCGGCCCATGCTCGATACGATATTCTCCAACAGATTGCGACCCTGCTCGCTCGACAGCGAGACGAGTTCGCGGCGACGATTTCGGCAGAAGCCGGCAAGCCGATCACCGATGCGAGGCGGGAGGTCACCCGGGCTATTCAAACGTTCACGGTCGCGGCTGAAGAAGCACGACGAATTCCCGGTGACGTGGTTCCGCTGGATTGGACCCCCGGATGTGATACGCATCTTGGCCTGCTCCGCCGGTTCCCCATCGGTCCGATTCTCGGCATTACGCCCTTCAACTTTCCGCTCAATCTCGTGGCGCACAAGGTTGCGCCGGCACTGGCTGCCGGTAACCCCATTTTGATCAAACCGGCTCCTCAAACGCCGCTGACGGCTCTCTTGCTCGGAGAGGTCGCGTTAGAGGCGGGAGTTCCTCCAGGGGGACTGAATATTGTACCGTGCGATAACCTTCTGGCTGAGCGGATGGTCGTCGATCCACGATTCAAGTTGCTGAGTTTCACCGGGAGTGCTTCCGTGGGGTGGATGTTGAAGGCCAAGTGTGGAAAGAAAAAAGTGACGCTCGAGCTCGGAGGCAATGCGGCGGTCGTGATCGAACCGGATGCCGACATCGAGCTCGCCGCTCAGCGATGCGCCGTCGGCGGATTCGGATATGCCGGCCAGACGTGCATTTCCGTGCAGCGGATCTTCGTACACCACTCGGTGGCCGATTTGTTTACGACCAAGCTTCTCATGCACGTCGCTCGGTTAAAGACAGGCGATCCAACCGACGAGACCACGAGCATCGGCCCACTCATCGACGAGACGGCGGCGCAACGAGTCGAAGCGTGGATCGGCGAAGCTGTGGCGGATGGAGCGCGTGTGCTATTGGGCGGAAAACGTATGAGATCACTGGTCGAGGCAACGGTACTCTCGAATGTGAACCCTCAGATGAAGGTGTCATGCCGAGAGGTGTTTGGACCGGTCGTGACGGTCACGCCGTATCGTCAGTTGAGCGAGGCCGTCGCCTTGCTCAATCAATCCGACTATGGACTACAGGCCGGCATTTTCACGCAGGACATTAATAAGATTTTTTACGCATTTCGTCATGTGGAGGTCGGTGCCGTCCTGGCCAATGAAATTCCCACGTTTCGTGCGGATCACATGCCTTACGGTGGGGTGAAAGATTCCGGGTTAGGACGAGAAGGTGTGCGTGCCGCGATCGAGGACATGACCGAGCCGCGCATGCTGATCATGAATCTCAAAGAACCAGTCCCTTCAACTGAAAAAACTCTCTAG
- a CDS encoding arginine decarboxylase, pyruvoyl-dependent, translating into MMVPTQMFLTRGVGVHKEKLASFEEALRSAGVAYCNLVSVSSILPPYCKIIPRKRGEKLLKPGEITFCVMARSETNERNQLVSASVGLAKPTDIGTYGYLSEHHAHGETDEETGEYTEDLAAQMLATTLGVEFDPNVAWKEREQVFKMGGKIVKTLNITQSAVGKKGKWTTVIALAVFIPPENDPSRSRK; encoded by the coding sequence ATGATGGTACCTACGCAAATGTTTCTCACGAGAGGTGTGGGAGTTCACAAGGAAAAGCTGGCCTCGTTCGAAGAAGCGTTGCGCAGCGCGGGTGTCGCCTACTGTAACCTCGTCAGTGTGTCCTCGATTCTTCCACCCTATTGCAAAATCATTCCCCGAAAACGCGGAGAAAAACTGTTGAAACCTGGAGAGATCACGTTTTGCGTGATGGCCCGATCAGAGACCAACGAACGGAACCAGCTGGTGTCGGCCTCCGTCGGCCTGGCGAAACCCACGGACATCGGCACGTATGGGTATCTTTCGGAGCACCATGCGCATGGCGAAACGGATGAAGAGACCGGAGAGTATACGGAAGATTTGGCCGCGCAGATGCTGGCAACGACCTTAGGGGTGGAGTTCGATCCGAATGTGGCGTGGAAAGAGCGTGAACAGGTGTTTAAGATGGGCGGAAAAATCGTGAAAACCTTGAATATCACGCAGTCGGCCGTCGGGAAGAAGGGCAAGTGGACGACGGTCATCGCGCTGGCCGTCTTCATTCCACCGGAGAATGATCCCAGCCGTTCTCGTAAGTAG
- the speB gene encoding agmatinase, with the protein MTLPVGWEGADHNFLGIDEPWCHPDQAGVYVLPAPYEHTSSYIRGSDRGPSAILEASSQVEFYDEQLRVEPYREWGGIATATPLNLEGKVDRAAVDAIEAFVSPHVGTGRFVVTLTGEHTGALGAIRAHAKRYEQMTVVQVDAHGDLRDAYQGNPFSHASVMARVVEDGLSLVQVGIRSISQEEVVRIDATDRITTWFAATILDPSGPYEGRASKWIPDVVAACRTPVYLTFDCDGLDASLVPALGTPEPGGLGWYDTLNLITALANGPGIVGMDVSEIAPIEGFVAPQFTVARLIYRMLGRIKVGKRVY; encoded by the coding sequence ATGACGCTTCCCGTCGGTTGGGAGGGGGCCGATCATAACTTTCTGGGCATCGACGAACCCTGGTGCCATCCGGATCAAGCGGGCGTCTATGTCCTGCCGGCTCCCTACGAACATACCTCCAGCTACATCCGAGGATCAGACCGTGGTCCATCGGCTATCCTGGAAGCCTCCAGCCAGGTTGAGTTCTACGATGAACAACTTCGGGTTGAGCCCTATCGCGAGTGGGGTGGAATTGCAACGGCTACACCCCTGAATCTCGAGGGAAAGGTCGACCGAGCAGCAGTCGATGCCATCGAGGCGTTTGTCTCACCTCATGTCGGAACCGGACGGTTTGTAGTCACGTTGACCGGTGAACATACCGGTGCCTTGGGGGCGATTCGGGCCCATGCGAAGCGGTACGAGCAGATGACGGTCGTGCAGGTTGATGCCCACGGAGATCTGCGTGACGCCTACCAAGGGAATCCCTTCAGCCATGCCAGCGTCATGGCGCGAGTGGTGGAGGATGGGTTGTCCTTGGTACAGGTAGGCATCCGATCGATCAGCCAGGAAGAGGTGGTCCGTATCGATGCCACGGATCGAATTACGACGTGGTTTGCCGCCACGATTCTTGATCCGTCTGGTCCCTATGAAGGCAGGGCATCGAAATGGATACCGGATGTCGTGGCGGCCTGTCGAACGCCTGTGTATCTCACCTTCGACTGCGACGGGCTGGACGCCTCGCTTGTCCCCGCACTCGGGACCCCTGAGCCTGGTGGACTTGGCTGGTATGATACGCTCAATCTGATCACGGCCCTTGCCAACGGACCAGGGATTGTGGGGATGGATGTCAGCGAAATCGCTCCCATTGAAGGGTTTGTCGCACCGCAATTCACCGTCGCGCGGTTGATCTATCGAATGCTCGGTCGGATCAAGGTCGGCAAACGAGTCTATTAG
- a CDS encoding pseudouridine synthase has protein sequence MRINKFFTEQGICSRREADRLIGSGAVTINGRVAKLGDQVEPTDVIARAGEVISWRKAGLYIKYHKPVGVTTTSEAHIPRNIIAEIGHPERIFPIGRLDKDSSGLILLTNDGDIVNDILRTEFGHEREYLVQVDRPFDQSFLDQMSCGVVILGSRTKPCRMTRVGPNRFRIALTEGRNRQIRRMCQVLGYRVIKLYRTRIMHLTVEGLAVGEWKELTTGEREELLRAVRRREQRPGLEGSS, from the coding sequence ATCCGCATCAATAAATTTTTTACCGAACAGGGGATTTGCTCCCGGCGAGAAGCCGACCGGCTGATCGGGTCGGGTGCCGTCACGATTAATGGTCGGGTGGCCAAACTCGGCGATCAGGTAGAGCCCACCGACGTCATTGCCCGAGCGGGGGAGGTGATCTCTTGGCGTAAGGCTGGTCTGTACATCAAGTACCATAAGCCGGTCGGCGTGACGACTACGAGTGAGGCTCATATTCCTCGAAACATCATTGCAGAGATCGGACATCCTGAGCGGATTTTCCCGATCGGAAGACTGGATAAAGATTCCTCCGGCCTGATTCTACTGACGAACGACGGGGACATCGTCAACGACATCCTGCGGACCGAATTCGGCCATGAGCGAGAGTATCTGGTGCAGGTCGATCGGCCGTTCGACCAATCGTTTTTGGATCAGATGTCGTGCGGCGTAGTCATCCTCGGGAGTAGGACGAAGCCGTGTCGGATGACGCGAGTTGGGCCAAATCGGTTTCGTATTGCACTCACCGAGGGGCGAAACCGGCAGATCAGGCGCATGTGCCAAGTGCTCGGCTATCGCGTGATCAAGCTCTACCGCACGAGGATCATGCACCTCACCGTCGAAGGGTTGGCCGTGGGAGAATGGAAAGAACTTACGACCGGTGAGCGAGAGGAACTGCTCAGAGCCGTGAGACGCCGTGAGCAGAGACCGGGTCTTGAGGGATCATCGTAG
- a CDS encoding DUF2934 domain-containing protein, with protein sequence MKMERHKGDRKKGNSVSPEGLESSIQSRIARRAYERYLERGGVSGNEIDDWLQAEREIQQEEHR encoded by the coding sequence ATGAAAATGGAGCGCCATAAGGGTGATCGAAAGAAAGGGAATAGCGTCTCGCCAGAGGGGCTTGAATCGTCGATCCAAAGCAGGATCGCCAGACGTGCATATGAGCGCTATCTCGAACGAGGCGGAGTGAGCGGGAACGAAATTGATGATTGGCTCCAGGCCGAGCGAGAAATCCAGCAAGAAGAGCACCGCTGA